A window of Apium graveolens cultivar Ventura chromosome 8, ASM990537v1, whole genome shotgun sequence contains these coding sequences:
- the LOC141676683 gene encoding glutathione S-transferase U17-like, which produces MVSKSSVKLLGAFFSPFVNRVQIAFNLKSVKFDYVEETLSSKSKLLLDSNPVNRKVPVVIHDGKIICESLIIVQYIDQVWRDNGYAILPSDPSDRAVARFWAAYVDDKLVPKLKELLAAHGQEKIAVKERIEEIMAALEEAFVKCSKGKAYYGGDNIGYIDIALGSCLEFIKAMEKISGLKLVDEARTPELVRWADRFASSESVKNVLPETERFVEVLKKIQSNSFFKPGPA; this is translated from the exons ATGGTTTCGAAAAGTAGTGTTAAACTCTTAGGTGCATTCTTTAGCCCGTTTGTTAACCGAGTTCAAATCGCGTTTAATTTAAAATCAGTTAAGTTTGATTATGTTGAAGAGACATTGAGCTCGAAGAGTAAGCTTTTACTTGATTCCAACCCGGTTAACAGGAAGGTGCCTGTTGTGATCCATGATGGTAAGATTATATGCGAGTCTCTTATTATTGTTCAGTACATTGATCAGGTCTGGAGGGATAATGGTTACGCCATTCTCCCGTCTGATCCTTCTGATCGTGCTGTTGCTCGATTTTGGGCTGCATATGTTGATGATAAG TTGGTTCCTAAGTTGAAGGAGCTACTAGCAGCCCATGGACAGGAAAAAATTGCAGTAAAAGAGCGAATAGAGGAAATAATGGCGGCTCTGGAGGAGGCTTTTGTAAAATGCAGCAAAGGGAAGGCCTATTATGGAGGGGATAATATTGGATACATTGATATTGCTCTAGGAAGTTGCCTGGAGTTCATAaaggctatggagaaaataagtGGCCTGAAGCTGGTAGACGAAGCCAGAACACCAGAGCTCGTACGTTGGGCTGATAGGTTTGCATCGAGTGAATCTGTTAAGAATGTTCTTCCAGAGACCGAAAGGTTTGTGGAAGTTCTCAAGAAGATTCAATCAAATTCCTTTTTCAAACCAGGGCCTGCTTGA
- the LOC141676684 gene encoding glutathione S-transferase U17-like, producing MVSGGVKLLGNTCSPYVNRVLIALKLKAIDFEFLEENLSSKSDHLMRCNPVHKKVPVLIHDNKIICESLIIVQYIDHVWKDNGYSILPSDPHDRAVTDFWVAYFDVKLVPILKKLYIVQGEDKIAVKQRIDKGMKVLEEAFAKCSKEKAYFGGDTIGYIDIAVGGCLGWIKAMEKLSGLELIEEAKTPKLAQWALRFMSNDAVKNVFPENGK from the exons ATGGTGTCAGGTGGTGTTAAGCTTCTAGGTAACACTTGTAGCCCGTATGTGAACCGAGTCCTCATCGCCCTCAAACTCAAAGCTATTGACTTTGAATTCCTCGAGGAGAATCTGAGTTCCAAAAGTGACCACCTTATGAGATGCAACCCTGTTCACAAGAAAGTGCCTGTTCTAATCCATGACAATAAGATCATTTGCGAGTCTCTTATTATTGTTCAATATATCGATCATGTCTGGAAGGACAATGGTTACTCCATTCTACCTTCTGATCCTCATGATCGCGCTGTTACTGATTTTTGGGTAGCATATTTTGATGTTAAG TTGGTTCCTATATTGAAGAAGCTATATATAGTCCAAGGGGAGGATAAGATTGCAGTGAAACAAAGAATAGACAAAGGAATGAAGGTTTTGGAGGAGGCTTTTGCAAAATGTAGCAAAGAGAAGGCCTACTTTGGAGGGGATACTATCGGGTACATCGATATTGCTGTAGGAGGCTGCTTGGGGTGGATTAAGGCAATGGAGAAACTGAGTGGCCTGGAGCTGATAGAGGAAGCAAAAACACCTAAGCTTGCTCAGTGGGCACTCAGGTTCATGTCGAATGATGCTGTTAAGAATGTATTTCCAGAAAATGGAAAATAA
- the LOC141676681 gene encoding uncharacterized protein LOC141676681 isoform X2, protein MEFFNKKAIRLKSHLNKYLVACDDQESVRQSRNGFSPKATWLVYPANEAGDLIRLKSCYGKYLSASNSAFLFGMTGNKVVQKHPESNVDFSVDWEPERDGFHVKLKGFGGGYLRGNGGTPPWRNGVTHDSPFAGGSTKNWILWSVEEVEIAGESFSKLSSGDFSSLEDGGSPVSIFSASSSPDFYSKKASLSLPPLENTTSTSYSAMDIFQNAQAVRLRSHHEKYLTADDDEESVSQDRNGSSKAAKWTVEFVPDHANSFIRLKSCYNKYLTASNQPFLLGMTGRKVLQTLPRRLDSSVEWEPVRDGTNQVKLRTRYGQFLRANGGLPPWRNSVTHDVPHRTATQDWIYWHVDVVEIVVRSPTVNPAPEKLVYCDDSFASADSSSHSVDREAFSRQESIDSDVELVKREDGRTIYYNVANEFGEIDEELEGFSILFKGNSVEELTRSLEEVTGLNDAIVCSRSPLNGKLYPLRLQLPPNNVTMNVVVLPASSKVAKEFS, encoded by the exons ATGGAGTTCTTTAACAAAAAAGCCATTCGACTCAAAAGCCACCTAAACAAATACCTAGTCGCCTGCGACGATCAAGAATCCGTGCGACAAAGTCGCAACGGATTCTCACCCAAGGCAACATGGCTAGTGTACCCCGCGAATGAGGCCGGTGACCTCATTCGCCTCAAAAGTTGTTACGGAAAGTACTTATCAGCATCGAACTCTGCATTTCTTTTCGGGATGACAGGAAACAAAGTTGTACAAAAACACCCCGAAAGCAATGTCGATTTTTCAGTAGACTGGGAACCCGAACGTGACGGATTTCATGTCAAGTTGAAGGGATTCGGAGGAGGGTATCTACGGGGAAATGGCGGTACGCCGCCCTGGAGAAACGGCGTCACGCATGACAGTCCGTTTGCTGGAGGGTCGACGAAGAACTGGATATTGTGGAGCGTTGAGGAAGTTGAGATTGCAGGGGAGAGTTTTAGTAAGTTGAGTTCAGGGGATTTTTCGAGCCTGGAAGATGGTGGATCGCCTGTTTCGATCTTTTCTGCGAGTAGTTCTCCTGATTTTTACTCCAAGAAG GCCTCACTTTCACTACCACCTCTTGAGAATACCACCAGCACCAGCTACTCAGCAATGGACATTTTCCAGAATGCACAAGCTGTCAGGCTGCGTAGCCACCACGAAAAGTATTTAACAGCTGACGACGACGAAGAATCCGTAAGCCAGGACCGTAATGGATCATCTAAGGCTGCGAAATGGACTGTTGAATTTGTTCCCGATCATGCAAATTCTTTTATCAGGCTGAAAAGTTGTTACAACAAATATTTAACAGCCTCGAATCAGCCTTTTTTGCTAGGCATGACAGGGCGAAAAGTGCTGCAGACTCTGCCTCGACGTTTAGATAGTTCTGTTGAGTGGGAGCCTGTTAGAGATGGAACTAATCAGGTGAAGTTGAGGACTCGGTACGGGCAGTTTCTACGTGCTAATGGAGGTCTGCCACCCTGGAGAAACTCTGTCACGCATGATGTTCCGCATAGGACTGCTACTCAGGATTGGATTTATTGGCATGTTGATGTTGTTGAGATTGTTGTCAGATCACCTACTGTGAATCCTGCTCCTGAGAAGCTGGTTTATTGTGATGATTCGTTTGCTTCTGCTGATTCCAGCTCACATTCAGTTGATAGAGAGGCCTTTTCCAGACAAGAG TCGATTGATTCGGATGTGGAATTGGTGAAGAGGGAGGATGGGAGGACTATATATTACAATGTCGCGAATGAATTTGGGGAAATTGATGAGGAATTAGAGGGGTTTTCGATTTTGTTCAAAGGGAATAGTGTTGAGGAATTGACTAGGAGCTTGGAGGAAGTGACCGGATTGAATGATGCGATTGTGTGCTCCAGGAGTCCGTTGAATGGGAAGCTGTATCCGCTTAGATTACAGCTGCCTCCCAATAATGTGACGATGAATGTTGTTGTGCTTCCAGCTTCTTCAAAAG
- the LOC141680929 gene encoding glutathione S-transferase U17-like, translating into MRGSLQSALLVLSGTSAYMMYSFHIQLNCIQHFLLYSLKMSTRSVKLLGSFFCPYANRVKIALNLKSVAFDYLEEKMCSKSNLLLISNPVYQKVPVLIHDDKIICESLVIVEYIDQVWMDNGYSILPSDPYDRSVARFWAAYVDDKLVLTLKDLLSSQGEDTIAVKERLEEAISALEVVFLKCSKGKAYFGGDDIGFIDIALGSCLQWIKTVEQVT; encoded by the exons ATGAGGGGTTCTCTGCAGTCTGCATTGCTTGTTCTGTCGGGAACTTCTGCGTATATGATGTACAGTTTTCATATTCAACTCAATTGCATCCAACATTTCTTGTTATACAGTCTAAAGATGTCAACAAGAAGTGTTAAACTTCTGGGCTCATTTTTTTGCCCGTATGCTAACCGAGTTAAAATTGCCCTTAATTTGAAATCAGTTGCATTCGATTACCTGGAAGAGAAAATGTGCTCCAAAAGTAATCTTCTCCTAATTTCTAACCCGGTTTATCAGAAAGTCCCTGTTCTAATCCACGACGATAAGATCATCTGCGAGTCTCTTGTAATTGTAGAGTACATTGATCAAGTCTGGATGGACAATGGTTACTCAATTCTCCCATCTGATCCTTATGATCGTTCTGTTGCTCGATTCTGGGCAGCATATGTTGATGACAAG CTGGTTCTTACATTGAAGGATCTCTTATCATCCCAAGGTGAGGACACGATTGCAGTGAAAGAGCGATTAGAGGAAGCTATATCCGCTTTAGAGGTGGTCTTCTTGAAATGTAGTAAAGGGAAGGCCTACTTTGGAGGGGATGATATCGGATTCATCGATATTGCTCTAGGAAGCTGCCTGCAGTGGATTAAAACTGTGGAGCAAGTAACATGA
- the LOC141676681 gene encoding uncharacterized protein LOC141676681 isoform X1, whose amino-acid sequence MEFFNKKAIRLKSHLNKYLVACDDQESVRQSRNGFSPKATWLVYPANEAGDLIRLKSCYGKYLSASNSAFLFGMTGNKVVQKHPESNVDFSVDWEPERDGFHVKLKGFGGGYLRGNGGTPPWRNGVTHDSPFAGGSTKNWILWSVEEVEIAGESFSKLSSGDFSSLEDGGSPVSIFSASSSPDFYSKKASLSLPPLENTTSTSYSAMDIFQNAQAVRLRSHHEKYLTADDDEESVSQDRNGSSKAAKWTVEFVPDHANSFIRLKSCYNKYLTASNQPFLLGMTGRKVLQTLPRRLDSSVEWEPVRDGTNQVKLRTRYGQFLRANGGLPPWRNSVTHDVPHRTATQDWIYWHVDVVEIVVRSPTVNPAPEKLVYCDDSFASADSSSHSVDREAFSRQESIDSDVELVKREDGRTIYYNVANEFGEIDEELEGFSILFKGNSVEELTRSLEEVTGLNDAIVCSRSPLNGKLYPLRLQLPPNNVTMNVVVLPASSKVAKEFS is encoded by the exons ATGGAGTTCTTTAACAAAAAAGCCATTCGACTCAAAAGCCACCTAAACAAATACCTAGTCGCCTGCGACGATCAAGAATCCGTGCGACAAAGTCGCAACGGATTCTCACCCAAGGCAACATGGCTAGTGTACCCCGCGAATGAGGCCGGTGACCTCATTCGCCTCAAAAGTTGTTACGGAAAGTACTTATCAGCATCGAACTCTGCATTTCTTTTCGGGATGACAGGAAACAAAGTTGTACAAAAACACCCCGAAAGCAATGTCGATTTTTCAGTAGACTGGGAACCCGAACGTGACGGATTTCATGTCAAGTTGAAGGGATTCGGAGGAGGGTATCTACGGGGAAATGGCGGTACGCCGCCCTGGAGAAACGGCGTCACGCATGACAGTCCGTTTGCTGGAGGGTCGACGAAGAACTGGATATTGTGGAGCGTTGAGGAAGTTGAGATTGCAGGGGAGAGTTTTAGTAAGTTGAGTTCAGGGGATTTTTCGAGCCTGGAAGATGGTGGATCGCCTGTTTCGATCTTTTCTGCGAGTAGTTCTCCTGATTTTTACTCCAAGAAG GCCTCACTTTCACTACCACCTCTTGAGAATACCACCAGCACCAGCTACTCAGCAATGGACATTTTCCAGAATGCACAAGCTGTCAGGCTGCGTAGCCACCACGAAAAGTATTTAACAGCTGACGACGACGAAGAATCCGTAAGCCAGGACCGTAATGGATCATCTAAGGCTGCGAAATGGACTGTTGAATTTGTTCCCGATCATGCAAATTCTTTTATCAGGCTGAAAAGTTGTTACAACAAATATTTAACAGCCTCGAATCAGCCTTTTTTGCTAGGCATGACAGGGCGAAAAGTGCTGCAGACTCTGCCTCGACGTTTAGATAGTTCTGTTGAGTGGGAGCCTGTTAGAGATGGAACTAATCAGGTGAAGTTGAGGACTCGGTACGGGCAGTTTCTACGTGCTAATGGAGGTCTGCCACCCTGGAGAAACTCTGTCACGCATGATGTTCCGCATAGGACTGCTACTCAGGATTGGATTTATTGGCATGTTGATGTTGTTGAGATTGTTGTCAGATCACCTACTGTGAATCCTGCTCCTGAGAAGCTGGTTTATTGTGATGATTCGTTTGCTTCTGCTGATTCCAGCTCACATTCAGTTGATAGAGAGGCCTTTTCCAGACAAGAG TCGATTGATTCGGATGTGGAATTGGTGAAGAGGGAGGATGGGAGGACTATATATTACAATGTCGCGAATGAATTTGGGGAAATTGATGAGGAATTAGAGGGGTTTTCGATTTTGTTCAAAGGGAATAGTGTTGAGGAATTGACTAGGAGCTTGGAGGAAGTGACCGGATTGAATGATGCGATTGTGTGCTCCAGGAGTCCGTTGAATGGGAAGCTGTATCCGCTTAGATTACAGCTGCCTCCCAATAATGTGACGATGAATGTTGTTGTGCTTCCAGCTTCTTCAAAAG TTGCAAAAGAGTTCTCTTAA
- the LOC141680930 gene encoding glutathione S-transferase U17-like, translated as MVSTTNVKLLGAFFSPFVNRVQMAFNLKSVEFEYVEESLSSKSKLLLDSNPVYGKVPVMIHDDKIICESLVIVQYIDQYGYRNRPIFAYVDDKLIPLLKELLWAKEEEYITLKERVEEVMTVLEKAFVKCSAGKAYFGGDDVGFIDIALGSCLEFIRAMEEISAMKLVDEARTPELVRWAERLRLNDAVKDFLPETEMVVDVLKRIQSKTFFTPVSV; from the exons ATGGTTTCAACAACTAATGTGAAACTTCTAGGTGCATTCTTCAGTCCGTTTGTGAACCGAGTTCAAATGGCTTTCAATCTCAAGTCAGTTGAGTTCGAGTATGTCGAAGAGTCGTTGAGTTCGAAAAGCAAGCTTCTGCTTGATTCCAACCCGGTTTACGGGAAAGTGCCTGTTATGATCCATGATGATAAGATCATTTGCGAGTCTCTTGTTATTGTTCAGTACATTGATCAG TATGGTTATAGAAATAGGCCTATTTTTGCATATGTCGATGATAAG TTGATTCCCCTATTGAAGGAGCTACTATGGGCCAAAGAAGAGGAATACATCACATTAAAAGAGCGAGTAGAGGAAGTAATGACGGTTTTGGAGAAGGCTTTTGTAAAATGTAGCGCAGGAAAGGCCTACTTTGGAGGGGATGATGTTGGATTTATCGATATTGCATTAGGAAGCTGCTTGGAGTTCATAAGGGCTATGGAGGAGATCAGTGCAATGAAGTTGGTAGACGAAGCCAGAACACCAGAGCTCGTACGTTGGGCTGAAAGGTTGAGGCTGAATGATGCTGTTAAGGATTTTCTTCCAGAGACCGAAATGGTTGTAGATGTTCTTAAGCGGATTCAATCAAAGACCTTTTTCACTCCAGTGTCTGTTTAA
- the LOC141676682 gene encoding glutathione S-transferase U16-like codes for MVSKSGATLVGAFFSPFVNRVQIAFNLKSVEYDYIEETLSSKSDVLLKSNPVHKTVPVLVHDDKNICESLVIVQYIDEVWTDNSYCILPSDPYDRAVARFWAAFVDDKMVPMLKELIVSSEEEEKAAVKGRIGEGLVVLEEAFKKCSEGKAYFGGDDIGYIDIALGSCLELIKATEKISGLDLVDEARTPKLVGWAARFQSHEAVKNVLPEIGRFVEVLERIQARARAFPDRSWPYLPPQ; via the exons ATGGTTTCCAAAAGCGGTGCAACACTTGTTGGTGCATTCTTTAGCCCATTTGTGAACCGTGTTCAAATCGCGTTTAATCTGAAATCAGTTGAGTATGATTACATTGAAGAGACATTGAGTTCCAAGAGTGATGTTCTGCTAAAATCCAATCCTGTTCACAAGACAGTGCCTGTTCTAGTTCACGATGATAAGAACATTTGCGAGTCTCTTGTTATTGTTCAGTACATCGATGAAGTCTGGACGGACAATAGTTACTGCATTCTCCCTTCTGATCCTTATGATCGCGCTGTTGCTCGGTTCTGGGCAGCTTTTGTCGATGATAAG ATGGTTCCAATGTTGAAGGAGCTGATAGTGTCCTCAGAAGAGGAGGAGAAGGCGGCGGTTAAAGGGCGAATAGGGGAAGGATTGGTGGTTCTGGAGGAGGCTTTTAAGAAATGTAGTGAAGGGAAGGCTTACTTTGGAGGGGATGATATTGGATACATTGACATTGCTCTGGGAAGCTGCTTGGAACTCATAAAGGCTACAGAGAAAATCAGTGGCCTTGATTTAGTAGACGAAGCAAGAACTCCGAAGCTTGTTGGATGGGCAGCCAGGTTCCAGTCGCATGAAGCTGTCAAGAATGTCCTTCCAGAGATCGGAAGGTTTGTGGAAGTCCTCGAGAGGATTCAAGCCAGGGCCAGAGCTTTTCCAGACAGGTCTTGGCCCTATTTACCACCTCAATAG